Proteins from a single region of Segatella copri:
- a CDS encoding xylulokinase has product MSAKTIIESGKAILGIEFGSTRIKAVLIDTDNNPIAQGSFEWENQLVDGLWTYSIDTIWKGLQDCYADLRKNVKAEYDCEIKQLAAIGISAMMHGYMAFGKDENILVPFRTWRNTNTAKAAAELSELFHFNIPLRWSISHVYQAILNGEDHINKIDFLTTLAGYIHWQLTGKKVLGVGDASGMLPIDSNTNNYDAEMVAKFDKLIEPKNLGWKILDILPEVLNAGEDAGVLTEEGAKKLDPSGTLQAGTPLCPPEGDAGTGMVATNAVRQRTGNVSAGTSSFSMIVLEKALSKPYEVIDMVTTPDGSPVAMVHCNNCTSDLNAWVGLFKQYQELLGVPVDMNEVFGKLYNHALEGDADCGGLIAYNYISGEPVTGLAEGRPMFVRSANDHFNLANFMRANLYASVAVLKIGNDVLFKDEKVQVDRITGHGGLFKTKGVGQRILAAAINSPISVMETAGEGGAWGIALLAGYLVNNEEKLSLADYLDKKVFAGNTGVEIAPTAEDVAGFDKYIETYKAGLAIEKAAVENKK; this is encoded by the coding sequence ATGAGCGCAAAAACTATTATAGAATCAGGTAAGGCCATTCTCGGTATCGAGTTTGGCTCTACCCGAATCAAGGCTGTCTTGATCGACACCGACAACAACCCTATCGCACAGGGTAGCTTTGAGTGGGAAAACCAGTTGGTTGATGGTCTCTGGACTTACAGCATCGACACAATCTGGAAAGGTTTGCAGGATTGTTATGCCGACCTCCGCAAGAACGTGAAGGCTGAGTACGACTGCGAAATCAAGCAGTTGGCTGCCATCGGTATTTCTGCGATGATGCACGGCTACATGGCTTTCGGCAAGGATGAGAACATTCTCGTTCCTTTCCGCACATGGCGTAACACCAATACAGCCAAGGCTGCAGCTGAACTTTCAGAACTCTTCCACTTCAACATCCCATTGCGTTGGAGTATCTCTCACGTATATCAGGCTATCCTGAATGGTGAGGACCACATCAACAAGATTGACTTCCTTACCACTCTCGCCGGTTATATCCACTGGCAGCTCACAGGCAAGAAGGTTTTGGGCGTAGGCGATGCATCAGGTATGCTCCCTATCGACTCTAACACCAACAACTACGATGCCGAGATGGTAGCTAAGTTCGATAAGCTCATCGAGCCTAAGAACCTGGGCTGGAAGATTCTCGACATTCTCCCTGAGGTACTGAATGCAGGCGAAGATGCTGGTGTATTGACCGAGGAAGGTGCAAAGAAACTCGACCCATCAGGCACACTCCAGGCTGGCACCCCACTCTGTCCTCCAGAAGGTGATGCAGGTACTGGTATGGTAGCTACCAACGCTGTACGTCAGCGCACAGGTAACGTCAGTGCAGGTACATCTTCTTTCTCTATGATTGTATTGGAGAAAGCCTTGAGCAAACCTTACGAAGTCATTGATATGGTAACTACTCCAGACGGCAGCCCTGTAGCAATGGTTCACTGCAACAACTGTACTTCCGACCTCAATGCATGGGTAGGTTTGTTCAAGCAATATCAGGAGTTGCTCGGTGTTCCAGTAGATATGAACGAGGTATTCGGCAAGCTCTACAACCACGCTCTTGAAGGCGATGCTGATTGCGGAGGATTGATTGCTTACAACTATATCTCTGGTGAGCCTGTAACAGGTCTTGCAGAAGGTCGCCCTATGTTCGTACGTTCTGCCAACGACCACTTCAACCTTGCCAACTTCATGCGTGCCAACCTCTATGCTTCAGTAGCTGTACTGAAGATTGGTAACGATGTATTGTTCAAGGACGAGAAGGTACAGGTAGATCGCATCACAGGTCATGGCGGTTTGTTCAAGACCAAGGGTGTAGGTCAGCGCATCCTCGCTGCAGCCATTAACTCCCCTATCTCTGTCATGGAGACAGCAGGCGAAGGTGGTGCATGGGGTATCGCCCTGCTCGCAGGTTATCTCGTTAACAACGAAGAGAAGTTGAGCCTGGCAGATTATCTCGACAAGAAGGTATTTGCAGGCAATACTGGTGTAGAAATTGCACCTACTGCCGAAGACGTAGCCGGTTTTGATAAATATATTGAAACCTACAAGGCTGGTCTTGCTATCGAAAAGGCAGCAGTTGAGAACAAAAAGTAA
- a CDS encoding alpha-N-arabinofuranosidase codes for MMKKLFATTLLSTAVAFSVQAQDVTGTIHANQGTQKINKEIYGQFAEHLGSCIYGGLWVGPHSKIPNTQGYRNDVLQALKDLKVPVLRWPGGCFADEYHWMDGIGPREKRPKMQNNNWGGTIEDNSFGTHEFLNLCEMLGCEPYISGNVGSGTVEELAKWVEYMTSDGDTPMAKLRRQNGRDKAWKVKYLGVGNESWGCGGNMRPEYYSDLFRRYSVYCRNYDGNQLYKIASGASDYDYNWTKVLMDRIGNRANAISLHYYTVTGWTGSKGSATKFNNEDYYWTMGKALGIEDVIKKHEAIMDKADPKKQVALLVDEWGTWWDEEPGTIKGHLYQQNCMRDAFVAALSLNVFHRHTERVKMTNIAQIVNVLQSMILTDTKGTGHMVLTPTYHVFNMYKDFQEATYLPMDVKCDSMDVRGDDHARDGRKIPLVSTSAAKKVDGTIVVALANVSLDKAQQVEFNLDGAAAPKTVTGQIISCNKVSDYNDFAHPDVVKPAVFKDAKVKKNTLKVKIPAKSIVVLKIK; via the coding sequence ATGATGAAGAAACTTTTCGCTACCACATTGCTTTCAACAGCAGTTGCATTCTCAGTTCAAGCTCAGGATGTAACAGGAACAATCCATGCCAACCAGGGAACACAGAAAATCAATAAAGAGATTTATGGCCAGTTTGCCGAGCATCTCGGAAGTTGTATCTATGGTGGTCTTTGGGTAGGTCCTCATTCTAAGATTCCTAACACTCAGGGCTACCGCAACGACGTGCTCCAAGCCCTCAAGGACCTGAAAGTGCCTGTATTAAGATGGCCTGGAGGATGCTTCGCTGACGAGTATCACTGGATGGATGGTATCGGTCCACGTGAGAAGCGACCAAAGATGCAGAACAACAACTGGGGTGGAACCATTGAGGACAACTCTTTCGGTACACACGAGTTTCTGAATCTCTGCGAGATGTTGGGTTGCGAGCCTTACATCAGCGGTAACGTGGGTTCAGGCACTGTTGAGGAATTAGCAAAGTGGGTGGAATATATGACCAGCGATGGAGATACTCCTATGGCAAAACTCCGCCGACAGAACGGCCGCGACAAGGCTTGGAAGGTAAAATACCTCGGTGTTGGTAACGAGAGTTGGGGCTGCGGTGGCAACATGCGTCCTGAGTATTATTCAGATCTCTTCCGCCGCTACTCTGTTTATTGCCGCAACTATGACGGAAACCAACTCTATAAGATTGCATCTGGAGCGAGCGATTACGATTATAACTGGACTAAGGTATTGATGGACCGTATCGGCAACCGTGCCAACGCCATCTCTCTACATTATTATACAGTAACAGGCTGGACAGGCAGCAAGGGTTCTGCCACCAAGTTCAACAATGAGGATTACTACTGGACCATGGGCAAGGCGCTCGGCATAGAAGATGTCATCAAGAAGCACGAGGCTATCATGGACAAGGCTGATCCAAAGAAGCAGGTAGCCCTCCTCGTTGACGAATGGGGAACCTGGTGGGATGAGGAGCCTGGCACTATCAAGGGCCACCTCTATCAGCAGAACTGTATGCGCGATGCCTTCGTTGCTGCACTCTCGCTGAATGTATTCCACCGCCATACAGAGCGTGTGAAGATGACCAATATCGCACAGATTGTCAACGTACTCCAGTCAATGATCCTGACAGATACAAAGGGAACAGGTCACATGGTTCTGACTCCAACCTATCATGTATTCAACATGTACAAGGACTTCCAGGAGGCAACCTATCTCCCAATGGATGTAAAGTGCGACTCTATGGATGTTCGCGGCGATGATCACGCAAGAGATGGAAGAAAGATTCCACTGGTATCTACTTCAGCTGCCAAGAAGGTAGATGGAACCATTGTGGTTGCTCTTGCCAATGTCAGTCTTGACAAGGCTCAGCAGGTAGAGTTTAATCTGGATGGTGCAGCTGCTCCAAAAACTGTAACAGGACAGATTATTTCCTGCAACAAGGTGAGCGATTACAACGACTTTGCACACCCGGATGTAGTGAAGCCTGCAGTTTTTAAGGATGCAAAAGTAAAGAAAAACACCCTTAAGGTAAAAATTCCTGCAAAATCTATCGTAGTTTTGAAAATAAAATAG
- a CDS encoding transketolase family protein: MNDIKVMNHAADNIRILAASMVEKANSGHPGGAMGGSDFINVLFSEYLVYDPADPTWTGRDRFFLDPGHMSPMLYAGLALRGFFSMEDLKQFRQWGSVTPGHPELDLQRGIENSSGPLGQGHALAAGAAVAEKFLEARLGSTMMQHKIYAYISDGAVEEEISQGVGRIAGNLGLNNLIMFYDSNDIQLSTECGVVMNEDTEMKYKAWGWNVIKINGNDVAQIREALDAAQKEQDRPTLIIGKTVMGKGALRADGTSYEACINTHGAPLGGDAYVNTIKHLGGDPENPFVIFDDVKEIYAKRAEELKKIVAERKAAEAEWRKANPEKAAQMDEWFSGKAPKVDWSKVEQKAGSATRAASAACLGVLAEQVPNMICASADLSNSDKTDGFLKKTKSIVRGDFSGAFFQAGVAELTMADMCIGMMLHGGVVAAMGTFFVFSDYMKPAVRLAALMQVPVKFIWTHDAFRVGEDGPTHEPVEQEAQIRLMEKLKNHAGKDSVRVFRPADADETTVCWKLAMENVETPTALIFSRQGIAKLPEGNDYEQAAKGAYIVAGSDENPDVILVASGSEVSTLEAGCEALRADGIKVRVVSAPSEGLFRSQSKEYQESVLPKNAKIFGMTAGLPVTLQGLVGANGKVWGMESFGFSAPYKVLDEKLGYTGENVYKQVKAFLAEA, translated from the coding sequence ATGAACGACATTAAAGTAATGAATCATGCAGCTGATAACATCCGTATCTTGGCTGCTTCAATGGTAGAAAAGGCAAATTCCGGTCACCCAGGTGGTGCTATGGGTGGTTCTGACTTCATCAACGTGCTCTTCTCTGAGTACCTGGTTTATGATCCAGCAGATCCAACATGGACAGGTCGTGACCGTTTCTTCCTCGACCCAGGACACATGAGCCCTATGCTCTATGCTGGTTTGGCTTTGCGTGGTTTCTTCTCTATGGAAGACCTCAAGCAGTTCCGCCAGTGGGGTTCTGTAACTCCTGGTCACCCAGAGCTCGACCTTCAGCGTGGTATCGAGAACTCATCTGGTCCTCTCGGTCAGGGTCATGCCCTCGCAGCTGGTGCAGCTGTTGCAGAGAAGTTCCTCGAGGCTCGTCTGGGTTCAACCATGATGCAGCACAAGATCTACGCATACATCTCTGATGGTGCTGTAGAGGAAGAGATTTCTCAGGGTGTTGGTCGTATCGCCGGTAACCTCGGTCTGAACAATCTCATCATGTTCTACGATTCTAACGACATCCAGCTCTCTACAGAGTGTGGCGTTGTAATGAACGAGGATACAGAGATGAAGTACAAGGCTTGGGGCTGGAATGTCATCAAGATCAACGGTAACGACGTAGCTCAGATTCGTGAGGCGCTCGATGCTGCCCAGAAGGAGCAGGACCGCCCTACCCTCATCATCGGTAAGACCGTAATGGGTAAGGGTGCTCTCCGCGCAGACGGCACAAGCTACGAGGCTTGCATCAATACTCACGGCGCTCCTCTCGGTGGCGACGCTTACGTTAATACCATCAAGCACCTCGGTGGTGATCCTGAGAATCCATTCGTTATCTTCGACGATGTAAAGGAAATCTACGCTAAGCGTGCTGAGGAGTTGAAGAAGATCGTAGCTGAGCGCAAGGCTGCAGAGGCTGAATGGCGCAAGGCTAACCCTGAGAAGGCTGCTCAGATGGATGAGTGGTTCAGCGGCAAGGCTCCTAAGGTAGACTGGAGCAAGGTTGAGCAGAAGGCTGGTTCAGCTACACGTGCAGCATCTGCTGCTTGTCTCGGTGTTTTGGCAGAGCAGGTTCCTAACATGATCTGTGCTTCTGCTGACCTTTCTAACTCTGATAAGACAGACGGTTTCTTGAAGAAAACCAAGAGCATCGTTCGCGGTGACTTCTCAGGTGCATTCTTCCAGGCAGGTGTTGCTGAGTTGACAATGGCTGATATGTGTATCGGTATGATGCTCCACGGTGGTGTTGTTGCAGCAATGGGTACATTCTTCGTATTCTCTGATTATATGAAGCCAGCTGTACGTCTCGCAGCCCTGATGCAGGTTCCAGTGAAGTTCATCTGGACTCACGATGCATTCCGCGTTGGTGAGGATGGACCTACTCACGAGCCAGTTGAACAGGAGGCACAGATCCGCCTCATGGAGAAGTTAAAGAACCACGCAGGTAAGGACAGCGTCCGCGTATTCCGTCCAGCTGATGCTGACGAGACTACAGTTTGCTGGAAGCTCGCTATGGAGAATGTTGAGACTCCTACAGCTTTGATCTTCTCTCGTCAGGGCATCGCTAAGTTGCCAGAGGGTAATGATTACGAGCAGGCTGCCAAGGGTGCTTACATTGTAGCAGGCAGCGACGAGAATCCAGACGTTATCTTGGTAGCTAGCGGTTCTGAGGTTTCTACATTGGAGGCTGGTTGCGAGGCTTTGCGTGCCGACGGCATCAAGGTTCGCGTGGTAAGTGCTCCATCAGAGGGCTTGTTCCGCAGTCAGAGCAAGGAATATCAGGAGAGCGTATTGCCAAAGAACGCTAAGATCTTCGGTATGACTGCCGGTCTTCCTGTAACACTCCAGGGTCTCGTAGGCGCTAATGGTAAGGTTTGGGGTATGGAGAGTTTCGGTTTCTCAGCTCCTTACAAGGTACTTGATGAGAAGCTCGGTTACACAGGCGAGAACGTTTACAAGCAGGTAAAGGCTTTCTTGGCAGAGGCTTAA